A single genomic interval of Malania oleifera isolate guangnan ecotype guangnan chromosome 11, ASM2987363v1, whole genome shotgun sequence harbors:
- the LOC131143485 gene encoding protein SCO1 homolog 1, mitochondrial isoform X1, whose amino-acid sequence MAIALSRNAGLRFMFVHHCRCLCSSTLNQWRATIAANPSFGLFHALSQPFNRRSVIPLGGEFRFLAIYHKYFNHRYFSSSNTNDAAAINPEMTASKSSAEENSGEGENSQQSQQSGDAGKPVRGGPVSWLSFLLLAATGAGLIYYYDKEKKQHIEEINNASNAVKQGPSVGKAAIGGPFNLINHDGKNVSDEDFLGRWTLIYFGFTHCPDICPDELQKLAAAVDKIKERAGIEIVPVFISVDPERDTVEQVHEYVKGASSTCARVLNILFKVGCIWCLCWFCYSFISPPFFCCSEFHPNLVGLTGSPDEIRKVARAYRVYYMKTTEEGSDYLVDHSIIMCVLRSMPIYSHLYYCLLNSVSVAMFMPILISEECPRVLIF is encoded by the exons ATGGCCATCGCCCTATCAAGAAACGCAGGCCTCCGCTTCATGTTTGTCCATCACTGTCGCTGTCTTTGTTCTTCCACTCTCAACCAGTGGAGGGCCACCATTGCTGCCAATCCATCATTTGGCCTCTTTCATGCCCTTTCTCAACCTTTCAATCGTCGATCC GTGATTCCTCTGGGTGGTGAATTCAGATTTTTAGCTATATATCACAAATATTTCAATCATAGATATTTCAGCAGTAGTAACACTAATGATGCTGCTGCTATAAATCCTGAAATGACTGCATCAAAAAGTTCTGCAGAAGAGAATTCTGGGGAAGGTGAAAATTCCCAGCAATCGCAGCAGAGTGGTGATGCTGGCAAGCCTGTTCGTGGCGGG CCTGTTTCGTGGTTGAGCTTTCTTCTGCTGGCTGCAACGGGAGCAGGGCTGATATATTACTATGACAAGGAAAAGAAACAACATATTGAAG AAATAAATAATGCCTCAAATGCTGTCAAACAAGGGCCATCTGTGGGAAAAGCTGCCATTGGGGGCCCATTTAACCTTATAAATCATGATGGGAAAAACGTAAGTGATGAAGACTTCTTGGGGAGATGGACATTGATATATTTTGGCTTCACCCACTGCCCTGATATCTGTCCGGATGAGCTACAAAAACTAGCTGCTGCAGTCGATAAGATAA AGGAAAGAGCAGGGATTGAAATTGTACCTGTGTTCATTTCTGTTGATCCTGAGAGAGATACTGTCGAGCAAGTGCACGAATACGTCAAAGGTGCTTCTTCAACTTGTGCCAGAGTgctaaatatattatttaaagtTGGTTGCATTTGGTGTTTATGTTGGTTTTGTTATTCTTTTATTTCCCCCCCCTTTTTTTGCTGTTCAGAGTTCCACCCAAATTTAGTCGGGTTAACTGGTAGTCCGGATGAAATACGGAAAGTTGCTCGTGCATATAGAGTTTATTACATGAAGACAACAGAGGAAGGATCAGACTATCTTGTTGACCACTCTATAATCATGTGTGTATTACGGAGCATGCCTATTTATTCTCATCTGTATTACTGTCTACTGAACTCTGTTAGCGTTGCTATGTTCATGCCCATTTTAATAAGTGAAGAATGCCCACGTGTGCTGATTTTTTAA
- the LOC131143485 gene encoding protein SCO1 homolog 1, mitochondrial isoform X3, producing MAIALSRNAGLRFMFVHHCRCLCSSTLNQWRATIAANPSFGLFHALSQPFNRRSVIPLGGEFRFLAIYHKYFNHRYFSSSNTNDAAAINPEMTASKSSAEENSGEGENSQQSQQSGDAGKPVRGGPVSWLSFLLLAATGAGLIYYYDKEKKQHIEEINNASNAVKQGPSVGKAAIGGPFNLINHDGKNVSDEDFLGRWTLIYFGFTHCPDICPDELQKLAAAVDKIKERAGIEIVPVFISVDPERDTVEQVHEYVKGT from the exons ATGGCCATCGCCCTATCAAGAAACGCAGGCCTCCGCTTCATGTTTGTCCATCACTGTCGCTGTCTTTGTTCTTCCACTCTCAACCAGTGGAGGGCCACCATTGCTGCCAATCCATCATTTGGCCTCTTTCATGCCCTTTCTCAACCTTTCAATCGTCGATCC GTGATTCCTCTGGGTGGTGAATTCAGATTTTTAGCTATATATCACAAATATTTCAATCATAGATATTTCAGCAGTAGTAACACTAATGATGCTGCTGCTATAAATCCTGAAATGACTGCATCAAAAAGTTCTGCAGAAGAGAATTCTGGGGAAGGTGAAAATTCCCAGCAATCGCAGCAGAGTGGTGATGCTGGCAAGCCTGTTCGTGGCGGG CCTGTTTCGTGGTTGAGCTTTCTTCTGCTGGCTGCAACGGGAGCAGGGCTGATATATTACTATGACAAGGAAAAGAAACAACATATTGAAG AAATAAATAATGCCTCAAATGCTGTCAAACAAGGGCCATCTGTGGGAAAAGCTGCCATTGGGGGCCCATTTAACCTTATAAATCATGATGGGAAAAACGTAAGTGATGAAGACTTCTTGGGGAGATGGACATTGATATATTTTGGCTTCACCCACTGCCCTGATATCTGTCCGGATGAGCTACAAAAACTAGCTGCTGCAGTCGATAAGATAA AGGAAAGAGCAGGGATTGAAATTGTACCTGTGTTCATTTCTGTTGATCCTGAGAGAGATACTGTCGAGCAAGTGCACGAATACGTCAAAG GTACTTGA
- the LOC131143485 gene encoding protein SCO1 homolog 1, mitochondrial isoform X2 encodes MAIALSRNAGLRFMFVHHCRCLCSSTLNQWRATIAANPSFGLFHALSQPFNRRSVIPLGGEFRFLAIYHKYFNHRYFSSSNTNDAAAINPEMTASKSSAEENSGEGENSQQSQQSGDAGKPVRGGPVSWLSFLLLAATGAGLIYYYDKEKKQHIEEINNASNAVKQGPSVGKAAIGGPFNLINHDGKNVSDEDFLGRWTLIYFGFTHCPDICPDELQKLAAAVDKIKERAGIEIVPVFISVDPERDTVEQVHEYVKEFHPNLVGLTGSPDEIRKVARAYRVYYMKTTEEGSDYLVDHSIIMYLMGPNMDFVKFFGKNNDVDALANGIIGEVKKYRK; translated from the exons ATGGCCATCGCCCTATCAAGAAACGCAGGCCTCCGCTTCATGTTTGTCCATCACTGTCGCTGTCTTTGTTCTTCCACTCTCAACCAGTGGAGGGCCACCATTGCTGCCAATCCATCATTTGGCCTCTTTCATGCCCTTTCTCAACCTTTCAATCGTCGATCC GTGATTCCTCTGGGTGGTGAATTCAGATTTTTAGCTATATATCACAAATATTTCAATCATAGATATTTCAGCAGTAGTAACACTAATGATGCTGCTGCTATAAATCCTGAAATGACTGCATCAAAAAGTTCTGCAGAAGAGAATTCTGGGGAAGGTGAAAATTCCCAGCAATCGCAGCAGAGTGGTGATGCTGGCAAGCCTGTTCGTGGCGGG CCTGTTTCGTGGTTGAGCTTTCTTCTGCTGGCTGCAACGGGAGCAGGGCTGATATATTACTATGACAAGGAAAAGAAACAACATATTGAAG AAATAAATAATGCCTCAAATGCTGTCAAACAAGGGCCATCTGTGGGAAAAGCTGCCATTGGGGGCCCATTTAACCTTATAAATCATGATGGGAAAAACGTAAGTGATGAAGACTTCTTGGGGAGATGGACATTGATATATTTTGGCTTCACCCACTGCCCTGATATCTGTCCGGATGAGCTACAAAAACTAGCTGCTGCAGTCGATAAGATAA AGGAAAGAGCAGGGATTGAAATTGTACCTGTGTTCATTTCTGTTGATCCTGAGAGAGATACTGTCGAGCAAGTGCACGAATACGTCAAAG AGTTCCACCCAAATTTAGTCGGGTTAACTGGTAGTCCGGATGAAATACGGAAAGTTGCTCGTGCATATAGAGTTTATTACATGAAGACAACAGAGGAAGGATCAGACTATCTTGTTGACCACTCTATAATCAT GTACTTGATGGGACCCAATATGGACTTTGTGAAGTTCTTTGGGAAGAATAATGATGTTGATGCTCTTGCCAACGGCATAATTGGAGAAGTAAAGAAATATAGAAAGTAA